From one Triticum aestivum cultivar Chinese Spring chromosome 4B, IWGSC CS RefSeq v2.1, whole genome shotgun sequence genomic stretch:
- the LOC123095101 gene encoding transcription factor RSL2: protein MARLLGVQFFGNEQKQHPAAAPPSSMYWPGQEAADQYYTSAPYCMQMQEHASAGAGYYSHGYYDGDATAMAGNFFVAPEEQIMADPAGFMVDLNLQFDDQDDGAGTSAAACKRKFGDQNGTQSDTVAVPKKKARSTVPPVQRKGKSSAQPKKASKGSCSRGGQEESNGEANNNVQSSSNYLSDEEGSLEMTSCSNMSSASKKTSSSRGDHGHGGGAKARAGRGAATDPQSLYARQKRRQKINERLKVLQKLIPNGTKVDISTMLEEAVHYIKFMQLQIKLLSSDDMWMFAPIAYNGFNVGLDLKIAPPQQ, encoded by the exons ATGGCGCGGCTGCTCGGGGTGCAGTTCTTCGGCAACGAGCAGAAGCAGCAtcccgccgcggcgccgccgtcgtcCATGTACTGGCCTGGCCAGGAGGCTGCCGACCAGTATTACACCTCGGCGCCCTACTGCATGCAGATGCAGGAGCACGCCTCGGCCGGCGCGGGTTACTACAGCCACGGCTACTACGACGGCGATGCCACTGCCATGGCCGGTAACTTCTTCGTGGCGCCGGAGGAGCAGATCATGGCCGATCCGGCTGGATTCATGGTCGATCTGAACCTCCAGTTTGACGACCAGGACGACGGCGCCGGCACGTCGGCGGCGGCGTGCAAGAGGAAGTTCGGCGACCAGAACGGCACTCAGAGCGACACGGTCGCCGTCCCGAAGAAGAAGGCGCGCTCCACGGTACCACCG GTGCAGAGGAAGGGCAAGAGCAGCGCGCAACCCAAGAAGGCTTCGAAGGGCTCGTGCAGCCGAGGCGGCCAGGAAGAGAGCAATGGAGAGGCCAACAACAACGTGCAGAGCTCCAGCAACTACCTCTCCGACGAGGAGGGCTCGCTGGAGATGACCTCCTGCAGCAACATGAGCTCGGCGTCCAAGAAGACGTCGTCGTCGCGAGGTGAccacggccacggcggcggcgccAAGGCGAGGGCCGGGCGCGGAGCGGCCACCGACCCGCAGAGCCTCTACGCCAGG CAGAAACGTAGACAAAAGATCAACGAGCGGCTGAAGGTGCTGCAGAAACTCATCCCTAATGGAACCAAG GTGGACATCAGCACGATGCTGGAAGAGGCAGTCCACTACATCAAGTTCATGCAGCTCCAAATCAAG CTTTTGAGCTCGGATGACATGTGGATGTTCGCGCCGATCGCCTACAACGGGTTCAACGTCGGCCTCGACCTCAAGATCGCGCCGCCGCAGCAATGA